Part of the Mangifera indica cultivar Alphonso chromosome 4, CATAS_Mindica_2.1, whole genome shotgun sequence genome, CAATCACTCTtgataatattgtatattaattaaaataattttaagtattataaattccatctaaatttaaagTGATCCAAAATGCTATGGTTGAATTAAATCCACCAGTTTGGCCAAGTGGGTCCATCTGTATACCATAAAAGTTACGGTTCTCGGTCACCACGGCAACTCTTTCTTTCCATATATTCGTAAATAAACTTCACCGCAAAGCAATGTTCTCAATACAAAGACCTTCTCCACTCAAGCGCCTCATCAGAAGCTTACAATTTTCTTGCCAATCAAGCTTTCAAAACTTGCGAACCCACAAACTACATCCCAAAATGGCTTCTCTGCTGGGTCCACCAGAGCTCCGCAAACCAGCCCCACAGTCTCAGCCACAACCACAACAAGCCTCGGAGTCGAAGGCTGATCCTTTTATGGATCTAATGGTGGCCAATTTCAACAAAGCATCACTAGCCACAACGCCTCCCATGGGCTTCACTGAGAATGGTTCAGCAACCTTTCTCTCTTCAGGCAATCCCTGTCTCGATTTCTTCTTCCACGTGGTCCCAGATACTCCACCTCACGATTTGACCCAGCGACTTGTCGCTGCTTGGGCTCACCACCCCTTGACCACTATCAAACTTATCTGTAATCTAAGAGGTGTACGTGGCACCGGCAAGTCCGACAAGGAAGGCTTCTACACGGCTGCGCTTTGGCTACACTCTCTCCACCCCAAGACCTTAGCTTGCAACGTGGCGTCATTTGCAGATTTCGGGTATTTTAAGGATCTCCCTGAGATAATCTACCGACTTTTAGAGGGTCCAGATGTGAGGAGAATACAAAAAGCCGAGTGGATGCAGAGGAAGGGAAGCGGAAGAAGAAAGTCTCACAGAAAATTTGGCTACAGAGTCAATCGCAGAGGATCGCAGAAacggaaaaacaaaaaatcgtCGATTCCAGAACATATACGTATCAAGAACGCAGAGGAAAGAAACCAACTTGAGAAAGAAAAAGCAAGCAAAACAAGAAAGGAAAAACGATACAGAATGGCGAAGAAAGTCGTGGAGAGATATTCACACGATGCCCATTTTCGGTTCTTGTACGACCGCGTTTCAGATCATTTCGCCGAGTGTCTCAAAAACGACATGAAGTTTTATGAAGCCGGTGACTTTAGGAAGGTGAGCCTGGCGGCAAAATGGTGCCCTTCTATTGACAGTTCGTTTGATCGATCGACATTGATTTGCGAGAGTATAGCAAGAAAAGTTTTTCCCAGAGAATCTTATCCTGAATACGAAGGAATCGAAGAGGCTCATTACGCTTACAGGGTTCGTGACCGATTGAGAAAACAAGTGTTAGTGCGACTGAGGAAGGTTCTTGAATTGCCAGAAGTTTACATAGGAGCAAATAGATGGGACTTGATACCGTACAATAGAGTAGCCTCTGTAGCCATGAAGTTTTATAAAGACAAGTTCTTGAAGCATGATAAAGAACGATTTAGCAAATACTTAGAAGAAGTGAAATCTGGGAAGTCGAAAATTGCAGCGGGTGCATTGCTTCCACATGAGATCATAGCGTCTTTGGACGATCCTGACGGTGGACAAGTAGCAGAGCTCCAATGGAAGAGAattgttgatgatattttgaaGAAGGGCAAGTTGAGGAACTGTCTAGCAGTATGCGACGTCTCAGGTAGCATGACAGGAACACCAATGGAGGTCTCAGTGGCATTAGGTGTTCTGGTTTCTGAGCTAAGTGAAAAGCCGTGGAATGGGAAATTAATCACTTTCAGTGAAAACCCAGAGCTTCAAATGGTGGAAGGAGTTGATCTAAAATCCAAAACAGAATTCGTGAGGATGATGGACTGGGGACGAAATACTGATTTCCAGAAAgtttttgatttgatattacaAGTGGCTGTGAATGGGAAGTTAAAACCAGAACAGATGATAAAAAGACTGTTCGTGTTCAGTGACATGGAATTCGATCAAGCTGGGATGAATCCTTGGGAAACAGATTATCAgattattgaaagaaaatacaaagagaAGGGATACGGGTCAGTGGTGCCGGAGATAGTGTTCTGGAATTTAAGACACTCTAGAGCAACACCAGTGCCTGGAACACAGAAAGGGGTAGCGCTTGTGAGTGGGTTCTCGAAAAATTTGCTCACATTGTTCCTTGACAATGGTGGAGCCATCGATCCAGAGCTTGCAATGGAAGCTGCCATCTCTGGGAAAGAGTATCAGAAACTAGTTGTCGTGGACtaattaatatgaatataaaacaACTTGTAATGATGCTTGATGATGAAAATTTGAACAACAATTAACAAAGATGCTGGtttatttttctctaataattttttttttctaatttcctaCTATTCTTGATCTTATCTTCGCTTTTGGatgattttttgtttcaattattcTTTGCTAATTTTTATTCCTTCTCTATTGCTATTCTTATTCTTGTTCtctttgaataatttatgtTGCTTacttttcaattataattatatttatgtttaccAATTATACAATTTAACGAAAACAAAGGTagttttaattgtatttatattgaaaatatcaTAATTGAAAAGTTAAACATGTATggttttata contains:
- the LOC123212881 gene encoding uncharacterized protein LOC123212881 → MASLLGPPELRKPAPQSQPQPQQASESKADPFMDLMVANFNKASLATTPPMGFTENGSATFLSSGNPCLDFFFHVVPDTPPHDLTQRLVAAWAHHPLTTIKLICNLRGVRGTGKSDKEGFYTAALWLHSLHPKTLACNVASFADFGYFKDLPEIIYRLLEGPDVRRIQKAEWMQRKGSGRRKSHRKFGYRVNRRGSQKRKNKKSSIPEHIRIKNAEERNQLEKEKASKTRKEKRYRMAKKVVERYSHDAHFRFLYDRVSDHFAECLKNDMKFYEAGDFRKVSLAAKWCPSIDSSFDRSTLICESIARKVFPRESYPEYEGIEEAHYAYRVRDRLRKQVLVRLRKVLELPEVYIGANRWDLIPYNRVASVAMKFYKDKFLKHDKERFSKYLEEVKSGKSKIAAGALLPHEIIASLDDPDGGQVAELQWKRIVDDILKKGKLRNCLAVCDVSGSMTGTPMEVSVALGVLVSELSEKPWNGKLITFSENPELQMVEGVDLKSKTEFVRMMDWGRNTDFQKVFDLILQVAVNGKLKPEQMIKRLFVFSDMEFDQAGMNPWETDYQIIERKYKEKGYGSVVPEIVFWNLRHSRATPVPGTQKGVALVSGFSKNLLTLFLDNGGAIDPELAMEAAISGKEYQKLVVVD